From the genome of Pygocentrus nattereri isolate fPygNat1 chromosome 25, fPygNat1.pri, whole genome shotgun sequence, one region includes:
- the LOC108425702 gene encoding beta-1,3-galactosyltransferase 2-like, with protein sequence MISFTRYNTVNQQTPDAKHTAVATIIRQNMTDMLSMESMMAVPVKEASSIHYHEAYPHNYRFIIDEPHKCEQENPFLVLMVPVAPHEVEARNAIRRTWGNESTAHNKTIMVVFSLGLPGNEAEKQQEELRLESQQYHDLIQSDFMDSYLNLTIKTMVIMDWLATRCPQASYAMKVDSDMFLNLENLMNLLLAPDTPKENYITGKVMWNRPVIRDKNSKWYVPKELYAEDYYPTYLLGMGYVFSNDLSGKIVEVSKDIKPFNIEDAYVGVCLKRIGISPSDPPNPSQFKDYFSGNYKREEFASMITTILNSPQQLITFWQDLKRPI encoded by the coding sequence ATGATCTCTTTCACAAGATACAACACAGTCAACCAACAGACGCCCGATGCCAAACACACAGCAGTGGCTACAATTATCAGACAAAACATGACAGACATGCTCAGTATGGAGTCCATGATGgctgttccagtgaaagaagcGTCATCCATCCATTACCATGAAGCGTATCCACACAACTATCGCTTCATCATAGACGAGCCCCATAAGTGTGAACAAGAGAACCCGTTTCTGGTCCTCATGGTTCCAGTGGCTCCACATGAAGTGGAGGCGCGCAACGCCATTCGGAGAACATGGGGTAATGAGAGCACGGCCCACAACAAAACCATCATGGTGGTCTTCTCACTGGGTCTGCCTGGGAATGAGGCTGAGAAACAACAGGAGGAACTAAGGCTGGAAAGCCAGCAGTACCATGAcctcatccagagcgacttcaTGGACTCATACCTCAACTTGACAATAAAGACCATGGTAATCATGGACTGGCTGGCCACACGTTGCCCACAGGCATCCTACGCCATGAAGGTCGACTCTGACATGTTCTTGAATCTGGAGAACTTGATGAACTTGTTACTGGCACCTGATACTCCTAAAGAAAACTACATTACAGGAAAGGTTATGTGGAACAGACCAGTCATCCGGGACAAGAACTCCAAGTGGTACGTGCCAAAGGAATTATATGCTGAAGACTACTACCCAACATACCTGCTGGGGATGGGTTATGTCTTCTCCAATGACCTTTCAGGGAAGATTGTTGAGGTTTCAAAAGATATAAAGCCTTTTAATATAGAGGATGCATATGTGGGTGTATGTCTGAAACGAATAGGAATTTCACCTTCAGACCCTCCTAATCCTTCCCAGTTTAAGGACTATTTTAGTGGTAATTATAAACGAGAAGAGTTTGCCAGCATGATCACCACCATCCTTAACTCCCCACAACAGCTGATCACATTCTGGCAGGACCTAAAAAGGCCTATATAA